The genomic stretch TCTGAACCATGTCCACGGTGGCCCCTCAGCTCCGTTCTGGATGCCCGAACCACAGTTACTCTACTTTGATCTCAAAATGCACTTTCTCTCCTTAATGTTTAAGGCCGATGTCCAATCCGTGCTCTCCAGACAATGAAATAGGCTGTTCTTGTTTGTCTTACATAagccagagtgaccttcccaGACCTCAGTGGATGCAAGTTTCTTTCATCATCTCCCCTTTTGGTTTGCATATCTTTGGATAGATCAGAATATTTGTCCCTTGGTGCCAGGTTGCTGCCTGCCCTGGGCGCATCATTGTCCCTCGGTGCTAGGCctcctttttgtttatttctatatGTATTTGTCTAGTTATCCGCGTAGGAGGAAATTTAATCAGATACAGTGAACAAACTCAGAAGTATGCTAATAGGGAAGCATTTTATAGgctatgtattttataaattatagcaAATTATCACACAGACATTATCCATGTGCTTTCAGCAATAGACTTAAAGCAGACATGGCACATGTCAGGAGTAGCTAACTGACAACTTCACcagagaattttctttctttcctgaacGCTGAGGGCAACAGTATGGTTAAAAGTAAAATGATCACTTTCAGTTTTGACAGCGAGACAAACATTTGGTAAACCGTTCAACCAGATTAGTCGGGTACGTCTTACAGGCCTGGTCCAGattcttgggtcagctgtctaccggCTGGCGTCTTCCTGTCGTCCTGTTGAGGCCAGCAGTCCTTTCTATAGACCAGTCCAGTGCAGAGGCCCTTCTGACGTGGAGATATGAATTCAAGAGTCAGTTCCCTTCAGTTTAAGAGTGCCTGATACTGGTCCTTACATCCAGGTTGGAGACAGCCCTTTAGAGGGTGCCTTTCCCAGTATGCATCATCTCCTGGTTGCAGATCATGGGGCGTCTGATCTTCATCCAAAGATAGATTGCTGTGATAAGCTTCAGGAACAAACTTAGAatgtccttttaataattcaattaaactttacaACATAGCCACAAGGAGCTGTTAGTGAGTCGAAGGTGGTGAATACAGGCCTCAGTTAACAAgactagaatttaatattcacaaaaacatagtctttttctctctaaaattaccCTTGTTTCTACAACGATGAAGATTATTTTGTTTGCCACACAAGTCAGATTTCAAAAAACTTGGCCTGATTATTTACGTAAGTGTAATTGATCattatagacttttaaaaattagcagTGCTGAAACTTTTCAAAGAATCTCAGTCTGAGCTTTTAAAAGGTCTCTCAGGGCCAGGAAAACCATGCCAAGGGCTTGCCACAGATTCTGTCTGCAATAGCTATAGATTTGGGCAAATTTCTCTCTTCTCAGAGTCCCCAGAGTATCTTGAGATTCCTGTACCTGTCTTCCTTATTCGCTTGGTAAGTCAGCTGGGAACTTAGGAGTTTCCAATTTCTGGAGGGATCAGGTAGAGACAAAAGATAACTATTTCTGTTCTGCTTACAAAGGCATAATTACCCAGTTGCTGTAagtcataactagcttaaggggAAAGGTTTCCTTATATCTGAAAAACATAGATTAAAAGCCagaaatatttcagacaaaaaccataaaaataaCCGTATTCTCCAGTTCACTCAATCTTATGTAACTGATcctttttgttaacatttttttaatgaagttttccATTGGGAAACTTTcatttcttacccagttcagcAACATGATCTGAAAGTTATCAGAAACCTGTCCTGTctatgaatcttcttgaagatgaaaCACTTTTGCAAAAGCATCAAACAATATTTGTAAGTGACAAAGGAGTTTAAAAGGCATGGTTAAAGATCTGATTACAGTGCAACTGACAAAGAAACTTGGTCACTGCTGTGACACAGAACATTTTAAGACaataactagaattatgactgataactTTATATCAGGATGTATccaaattttagaaatttcatgtaatttctagaatatctgtATTAGTGACATTTAGTACAACCTAAGAAGATTTATCTCCGATCTTTTGACAATGCTTTCCAATCAATTTAACATACCACATAACCCTAATTCTAGTGACCTAAATGGCAAATAATTGTAAACTGCACGAAAATACCTCCTGTTGTATTTATGCTGAAAGATTCAATTGGCtgaataaaaaaatcagaataaatgAAACAGCAATGAGTTGGTAGTTGTGGTGGAAGTTGGTGATAAGGGTACACCCAGCGTGGCAGTGGGAATGAAGCCCTACAGGACAGTCCTCTAAATACGCTCGGTGTGAGACCGTTACTCCCAACGCCTTGTAATGGCCACAGCTCCTAACACAGGGTCAGCTCAGCTCACAGCCTGTAGGGGAGGTGGGCGAGTCCCCAGTGTCCTCCTCCGAGGGAGAGGGTGCCCACTGGGCTGTCAGGCTGGCTGTGGGGAGTCGGGGCCTGGCCCCGTTCTTCTGACTTCTCACCCAGTGTTCTCAAAACTCTAGCCAACGCTCCATAGCTCATTAAATTGGACTGAAGTTCTGACAGCTTGCAAAGCAAAATCTTTGCAACTGTTATAAAGGTCTCATTGCTCAAGTGTAATCTGGCAAAACCACCAAGCCCCCTCCACTCCCCGGACACTAAGATCTGCAAGGGCAGTGAAGGGTGTACAGTCGACTCCAGAAATAACTGCATCAGTCCAGAACTCCTTGGAGAATACATGGAAGGTTCTAGAAGGGGCAAAGGTACCTCACTAGGGGCAGTTTGGGATGCTGCCCCAGAGCCCGGTGGGGCAgctggggagctgggaggagcCACCGGGCCCCCTGTAcctcagtgtccttgtctgtaTACAGGGCTGTTCGTGGGCTCCTCAGAGAGTCGGGGGGAGTTAGTGGCGGCGAAGCGCTTGGAACGAGGCTCAGCACTTGTTCATTCAGTGCGCACCGTGTGCCGGGAACTATGtatacaaaaaagaacaaaacagacagaaatccctgctctcatggagtttatgtttgggttgggggtggggagggggtaacACAGTGGACACTCGGTAGGGTTCATTGCCCCTAATTAAATCAGATCATTGCCAGTTAGCCCCTGGCCGTCCCGCATTCGGGGTGGTCTTCGCCCGGGCCTTTGACTGTGGGCTGACACCTCAGCACCCCCGTCTTGCCGATCGACAGCATCCGTAGGCAGATGTCCCCCCAGCCTGTGCTCCATCCCACCTGCCTGTCAGTGGGAGGGCGACGGGTTTCCAGCAGTGGGCTGGGTCAAAGTTCCGTCCACCAGAAGTTGCGTAAGAGTTTTCTATGGCTGGTCCGGGGCTGAGGCCTCCCAGCACTCATTAACAATGGTCCGTTCAATGATTATCTCCCCGGGGTTTATTGTGGTGCGTCGGTCCAAAGCATAACTGACCGTGGCCGTGATCCAAAGGCCTGCCCCTGACGTCAGGGACGAGCCTCCCCGGGGTGTGGCCGAGGGGCAGGGCCTTTCTCCTCCATGGAATTTAAAGCCAGGAAGTCCTGCCACCGAACCCCAAACAGGGCTTTCCCACGGGAAACACACGCTCACCGGCCGGAAGAACTTTGAAGGAAACCTTTGCATCTCTGGTGCAGATCAACCACAGAGAAGAGAGGTAGGTAGAGCTTTATCAAGTACCTTTCTCAGGAGTTGCAGCCCTAAAAGGAGctcatcttttttccttccagctagcatgtctgtctgtctggtgaCATGCAACCCAAACAAAACGGGTggagtattattttattttaatttattttattggcggtactggggattgaaccctcaggcgcgctaagcatgcgctctacccctgggctataccctccccaccaggaaGCCTGTGCTTctgttgcagggaaccccagccAGCCCCTCAGCACAGCCCTGCAGAGATGCCTCCTCAGATCTCAGACGGCCACAGCTACTCAGCCAAAGTCATCCAGGGCTCCCTCGAGAGCCTGCCCCAGGCCGTGAGGGATTTCGTGGAGAGCAGCGCCAAGCTGTGTCAGCCTGACCAGATCCACATCTGCGATGGCTCCGAAGAGGAGAACCAGCAGCTGCTGGGCCGCATGGAGGAAGAGGGTGTCATCAAGAGGCTGAAGAAGTACGACAACTGGTGAGCGCAGCCCCGCACCCACGTCCACACCTGCCCCTCCGTGGGCGGCGGTGGGGGGCGGAGGGCCGCAGTTTTGCAGACTCTTGAAAAACTTACTAGAAGAGCCAGAACTGTAATTTTATGACGTTTGCAGAGCAACCCAAGTCTTCAATGAGGTGGAGCCACAAACGCTCTTTGCAAACTAGATCCCTGATAAAAATGAAGGTCAGACAGTCCCTGTCCTAAAAGACTAGCTCCTGGTCTAGTAAGTGTCTCCCTGACTGTGTCTCAAGCAATGTGGTTGTGTCCACATGTATGGACCATCGTCAGTGTGCTTGGCACCTGCTAGCTGTGGAAAGTCACAAACTGGTCCATTCCTGAATGATGCTTGGCTGAGGGAATCCCTGGCACAGATGCCGTGTGGAGTGGCAACACTTCCCTCTCCAGTCTTAACCTGTGTATCTTTGATTTTTGCAGCTGGTTGGCTCTCACCGACCCCAGGGATGTGGCCAGAATTGAAAGCAAGACTGTCATTATTACTCAAGAGCAAAGAGATACGGTGCCCATCCCCAAAACTGGCGTCAGCCAGCTGGGTCGCTGGATGTCCAAGGAGGACTTTGAGAAGGCGTTTAATGCCCGGTTCCCAGGGTGCATGAAAGGTGAATGAGATGTTTACTTGATTGGGCGAAATGTCAGCAAACCTTTTATTAGCATGTCCATCCTAATGGTAATTGGACTGGAAACTCCCATGGCCTCGGAGGACTTTGAGTTCCGAACGTGGGATTGGCCCTGTGGTGAAAATGTACATCGCAGTGCTAGCTTTACAGACTTTTCTCATACGACCGTGAAAATGATTTCTGTGCGTGTTCCACCGATAACCTGGTGGAAGCCTACTGCACGTTTATGAAAACTCTTTAATTTTTGCATTCTGTTCGCTTTCCAGAGGACTCATCTAaatcgggggcggggggggggtgctggcAGCTGCAGGGCGTGATGTTGTCAGAGGGAGAGCAAGATGGGGGTCCTGCTGGGAAAACCATGATGGTGGTTTGTGAGTCCAGGGTCATTTCTCACCAGTTCCCACCACTGGCCCCCCAGGTCGCACCATGTATGTCATCCCGTTCAGCATGGGGCCGCTGGGCTCGCCTCTGTCCAAGATCGGCATCCAGCTGACCGACTCGCCCTACGTGGTGGCCAGCATGCGCATCATGACGCGAATGGGCGCGCCTGTCCTGGAAGCGCTGGGTGATGGGGAGTTCGTCAAGTGCCTCCACTCTGTGGGCTGCCCTTTGCCTTTAAAAAGTAAGCGTCCTATTTCAAAATCAGAAGCTAAaattaggaggaaaagaaagcgcTGAAATTCACTAAAGAGCTTGGCCTTGAACCCAGGCGGGGACGTGGCACACTAATGTGGGGCGTGTCCTCCTGTGCAGAGCCTTTGGTTAACAACTGGGCCTGTAACCCAGAGCTGACGCTCATCGCCCACCTGCCCGACCGCAGAGAGATCATCTCCTTCGGGAGTGGGTACGGTGGGAACTCACTCCTTGGGAAGAAGTGCTTTGCCCTCCGGATAGCCAGCCGGCTGGCCAAGGAGGAGGGGTGGCTGGCAGAGCACATGCTGGTAAGACACAGGAAGTTCTCAGGGTGCATGGTCGAGGGCCggggaggaagagaaggtggCTATTACCTACTGTGTTTTGGTTCCTATACAGCAGGGACAGATTTGGAAAGTccatcaataatttttaatttgaattcctCCCACgcctctctcctgctctggtGTTTGCAGGCATTGCTTGGCGTGTGGATGCAACGGCCACCTCCATCTCTACCTCGACTTTTTGcctttgtgtccaaatttccctcttgtAGAGATAGCAGTCATATTGTGTTAAAGGTTCACCATACTCCAGAAAACATATATTAATCCACCTGAAGTGGATGCCCCTTTGAAGGACCTCAAATACCATAGAGATCCTTTGGGCCTCCTCATTCAAATTGTTCCTTTTGATACCTGAAGACGTAGATCTTGGGAACCTACCTTCTGGGACTTCCAGGCACACTCCTAGACTAAAGCATGGACCTCTGGGGTGGGAAGGAGTGAAGCGCTGAAGGCAGAATCTTGTCTCCCACAGATTCTGGGCATAACCAACCCCCAGGGCCAGAAGAAGTACTTGGCCGCTGCGTTTCCCAGTGCCTGCGGGAAGACCAACCTGGCCATGATGAACCCCACCCTCCCGGGGTGGAAAGTAGAGTGTGTGGGTGATGACATCGCCTGGATGAAGTTTGACTCACAAGGTGACTCTTTCAGGCCCAAGTGTTGAGGATAATAATGGGACCTAAGTGAAGTTTTGGCTTTCAAAACGCGCCAAATTCTCCGAAGTCCACAGTGGCTGGATTTGTAATTCGGTTATTTCAGATCTTACAAAAGCTTAGACATAGGTATTCTGTCAGCATTCTTTCATCGCATATCAAATCTGAATTGAAATGTGACCATATGTCACTGTTTGTCTACATAATACATTTATTAAGATAGTTTGGTGGAAAACTGGTGAGAAAGAAAGAGTTGTCACGGTGTCATAGTTAGCTGTagtggggagggtctagctcagtggtagagtgtgtgtttagcatgcacgaggtcctgggttcaatccccaggccctccattaaaaggtaaacaaacaaacctaattaccttcccctcagcCCCCtagaaaaagtataaagaagaagtTGACTATGATGCACGGATGGAAAAAGAGAACCATATTCCAgggaggaggaaaaaataaaagatttgagAATTCAGCACCAAAATCAGCCTCGGAAGATGCATGCTGTGCTTTGCTTGGCATTTATTTCTACTCCCTGGTTTAAAACTTTCCAGGGAACTTACGGGCTATCAACCCAGAGAATGGGTTTTTTGGCGTCGCTCCTGGAACCTCTGTGAAGACAAACCCCAACGCCATTAAGACCATCCAGAGGAACACCATCTTCACCAACGTGGCCCAGACCAGCGATGGCGGCGTTTACTGGGAAGGCATCGACCAGCCACTGGCCTCGGGCGTCAGGCTCACTTCGTGGAAGAACAAGGAGTGGAGCCCGGAGGATGGTAAGCACCCCGGGAGGCCCGGCGCCCCAGCCCGCAGGCGTGAGTGTCTGGCAGACGCTCAGAGCCTCTCCTCTTGCTGTCGTAGGGGAGCCTTGCGCCCACCCCAACTCGCGCTTCTGCACCCCTGCCAGCCAGTGCCCCATCATTGACCCAGCCTGGGAGTCTCCGGAAGGCGTGCCCATCGAGGGCATCATCTTCGGAGGGCGCCGACCTACAGGTGAGACTCTCCTGCAGTGGGGCCGGGAGCATGGGTGTGCGGCTGCCGGAGGACGTGGCGCCCTCTCCCCCGGCCCTGACCTCGTGGGAGGGCGTCAGGGGTCTGGAGCACCCTTTCGAAACAGCAGGGCCGTGAGCTCCAGTGTAGAACCTGCCCTCCGCCCGTCTAGAGCCTCCGGGTCCTTGACCTCCTGATGCCGTTTCTAGTTTGACTTTGGCTCACGGCCTTGGGGCTGTAACTTCCACGTAGCGGCGTCTGCCCTTCAGCTCTGGGAGGCAGGATGAGCTCAGATAGAAAGACGCCGTCCTGCCGagtctttccatttctgtgaTGGCATCGCCGGCCGAGGGGTCTGGGTGTCAAGGCCTTTAAGGAACATTTCTTTCTCCTGCTAAAGGTGTCCCTCTGGTCTATGAAGCTCTCAGCTGGCAGCATGGAGTGTTTGTGGGGGCGGCCATGAGGTCGGAGGCCACGGCAGCTGCAGAGCACAAGGGTGAGTCCCGGCTGCCTCTGGGGCCGCAAAGAGCGGTGATCGACccgctctctctgtctctgtctctctctatgtctctgtgtgtctctgtctctgtatctctctgttactcttgtttctctttctctctctcagtgttctgtgtctgtgtgtgtgtgtgtgtgtgtgtgcagaggtaGAGAGACCCACAGGGCCATGTCGAAAACAAATGTGCCCACAGTGTCCTCTGAGCATCACTTACAACAGCCCCCCCCCCGCACCCAACCGTTAACAGGCAAAGTCATCATGCACGACCCCTTCGCCATGCGGCCCTTCTTTGGCTACAACTTTGGCCACTACCTGACCCACTGGCTCAGCATGGCCCAGCGCCCAGCAGCCAAGCTGCCCAAGATCTTCCACGTCAACTGGTTCCGGAAGGACAAGGACGGCAGGTTCCTGTGGCCGGGCTTCGGCGAGAACTCCCGGGTGCTGGAGTGGATGTTCAATCGCATCAACGGGGAAGGCGGCGCCAGGCCCACTCCCATCGGCTACGTCCCCGCGGAAGGCGCCCTGGATCTGCGGGGCCTGGGGGATGTCAACGTGAAGGAGCTCTTCCACATCTCCAAGGAGTtctgggaggaggaggtagaAGAGATCCAGAAGTACTTGGAGGAGCAAGTGAATGCTGACCTCCCCCACGAGATCAAGAGCCAGGTCCTGGCCCTGAAGCAAAGGATCAGCCAGATGTAATTGGACCCCACGGCCTTCAGTCCTCCCCTTTCCGGTCCCTAAGATGTCCCAGCCGCGCGAGAGACTGGCACTTCCTGAATTCTCACCGCCTGCAGCACTGTAATGATCACACCCGTGAGCTGACCTGAAAGACACACCCTAATTTTTCAGATACGATGACAGAGCACAGGCTAGTGGGGAGCACA from Vicugna pacos chromosome 19, VicPac4, whole genome shotgun sequence encodes the following:
- the PCK1 gene encoding phosphoenolpyruvate carboxykinase, cytosolic [GTP], which gives rise to MPPQISDGHSYSAKVIQGSLESLPQAVRDFVESSAKLCQPDQIHICDGSEEENQQLLGRMEEEGVIKRLKKYDNCWLALTDPRDVARIESKTVIITQEQRDTVPIPKTGVSQLGRWMSKEDFEKAFNARFPGCMKGRTMYVIPFSMGPLGSPLSKIGIQLTDSPYVVASMRIMTRMGAPVLEALGDGEFVKCLHSVGCPLPLKKPLVNNWACNPELTLIAHLPDRREIISFGSGYGGNSLLGKKCFALRIASRLAKEEGWLAEHMLILGITNPQGQKKYLAAAFPSACGKTNLAMMNPTLPGWKVECVGDDIAWMKFDSQGNLRAINPENGFFGVAPGTSVKTNPNAIKTIQRNTIFTNVAQTSDGGVYWEGIDQPLASGVRLTSWKNKEWSPEDGEPCAHPNSRFCTPASQCPIIDPAWESPEGVPIEGIIFGGRRPTGVPLVYEALSWQHGVFVGAAMRSEATAAAEHKGKVIMHDPFAMRPFFGYNFGHYLTHWLSMAQRPAAKLPKIFHVNWFRKDKDGRFLWPGFGENSRVLEWMFNRINGEGGARPTPIGYVPAEGALDLRGLGDVNVKELFHISKEFWEEEVEEIQKYLEEQVNADLPHEIKSQVLALKQRISQM